One region of Bdellovibrio bacteriovorus genomic DNA includes:
- the mscL gene encoding large conductance mechanosensitive channel protein MscL: MFKEFKAFIMRGNVLDLAVGIIIGAAFGKIVSSFVSDILTPVISIGAGKVDFSNLFLALNGQQYGTLEEAKKAGVATINYGLFMNVVLDFLIVAFAIFLIVRVANRLKKEDAPPPPNSKECPECLSNIPLKARKCSQCGSAQAV; this comes from the coding sequence ATGTTTAAAGAGTTTAAAGCCTTTATCATGAGAGGAAACGTTCTGGATCTGGCGGTCGGTATTATTATCGGCGCCGCTTTCGGAAAGATCGTTTCATCGTTTGTTTCAGACATTCTGACTCCGGTGATTAGTATCGGCGCAGGAAAAGTGGATTTTTCAAATCTGTTCTTGGCCTTGAATGGTCAACAGTACGGCACTTTGGAAGAAGCGAAGAAAGCCGGCGTTGCCACTATCAACTATGGCTTATTCATGAACGTCGTTTTGGACTTTTTAATTGTCGCCTTTGCAATCTTTTTGATTGTTCGCGTGGCAAATCGTCTGAAAAAGGAAGACGCTCCACCACCGCCGAATAGTAAGGAATGTCCTGAGTGCCTTTCCAATATTCCACTTAAAGCCCGTAAGTGCTCACAATGTGGAAGCGCTCAAGCCGTCTAA
- a CDS encoding penicillin-binding protein 1A yields the protein MLKKIALFIVALGLIGILSAYLIVKSVQSGLPQLITVKDYQPLLVSQVYDRHGKKIGEFFRERRTLIPYDKIPKHVVNSFLAAEDDQFFEHKGINPQAIFRAALANLRAGRSVQGGSTITQQVAKTLLLTDEKTLTRKVRDILLAIEMEKNLSKEDILFLYLNQIYFGQGAYGIEQAAQTYFHKPASKLTLSETAILAGLPKAPSAYSPVRNPVRAKERQIYVLRRMAEVGYVKKEESEAAIKEPVKVFVRENYEEYAPFFLETVRQLLVVQLGEDMVLDKGLRIHTSLDLEKQLAAQESVLAGLKGLDKRQGYRGPIKNITDAEDVEEFLKETQKKLISDFTPERTILPDGKFADIVPPKDTKEGILPAYIKVKDTVQGVVQEVNDDTGLVTVKLPEGQGLIDIDSMTWARKPDTEVRYDLGAIKKPSQALNKGDVILVKVVAEKFSSNRLANAKKKPTAALPDFNKFVALELDQEPLVEGALISFDQDSQDVVAMVGGSSFAKSEFNRAIQAPRQTGSAFKAIVYASALEKGYTPATPIMDAPIVYEEGGAADDSEGQGDPKVWKPSNHSKSFGGDIMFRNALVKSLNIPTVKIIEDVGVPWAMDYAKRLGIYSPLNPDFTLALGSSSVTLYEMTKVFAEFGRLGKRISPLLIHKVEDAQGKSLLNTMSLDTRFEKEIKAINDEFETRRKAYMEIVNDPAKVEELKKKDPKHAKLDESIFFQDADQLIRPTTAYVMTTLLKGVVEDAGGTGGRARAVGREVAGKTGSTNNYYDAWFIGYSPQIATGVWVGFDKEKSIGKGEVGGRAALPIWVDYMKAAHEGLPQMTFPVPEGIVFANIDADTGKLASASTKKIIRQAFVEGTEPTLSSSKAEEATDFYKQDLSE from the coding sequence GTGTTAAAAAAGATCGCCCTGTTTATTGTCGCGCTTGGCCTCATCGGAATTCTTAGCGCCTACCTTATTGTTAAATCCGTTCAATCCGGTCTTCCACAACTGATTACTGTCAAAGACTATCAACCTCTTTTGGTAAGCCAAGTTTATGATCGCCACGGAAAAAAGATTGGCGAGTTCTTTCGCGAAAGAAGAACACTTATCCCTTACGATAAGATTCCTAAACATGTCGTGAACTCCTTTCTGGCAGCGGAAGACGATCAATTCTTTGAACACAAAGGGATCAATCCTCAAGCCATCTTCCGTGCTGCTTTAGCCAATCTACGTGCAGGCCGTTCCGTTCAAGGGGGATCGACGATCACACAGCAGGTTGCTAAAACACTTCTTTTAACGGACGAGAAAACTTTAACTCGTAAAGTTCGTGACATCTTACTGGCGATCGAGATGGAAAAGAACTTAAGCAAAGAAGACATTCTGTTCCTTTATTTGAACCAAATTTATTTCGGGCAAGGTGCTTACGGAATTGAACAAGCAGCCCAGACATACTTCCATAAACCCGCGAGTAAACTGACTTTATCTGAAACTGCTATTCTTGCAGGCTTACCTAAAGCACCGAGTGCTTATAGCCCGGTTCGCAACCCGGTGCGCGCGAAAGAGCGTCAGATTTACGTGCTTCGCCGTATGGCTGAAGTGGGTTACGTGAAAAAAGAAGAATCTGAAGCGGCCATCAAAGAACCCGTGAAAGTTTTCGTTCGCGAAAACTACGAAGAATACGCGCCGTTCTTCTTAGAAACTGTTCGTCAGCTTTTAGTGGTTCAGCTAGGTGAAGACATGGTTCTTGATAAGGGCCTTCGTATTCACACAAGCTTAGATCTAGAAAAACAATTGGCAGCTCAAGAATCAGTTCTTGCGGGCCTAAAGGGTTTAGATAAACGCCAAGGTTACCGCGGACCGATTAAAAACATCACTGATGCTGAAGATGTTGAAGAGTTCTTAAAAGAAACTCAGAAAAAATTAATTTCCGACTTCACTCCTGAAAGAACTATTCTGCCGGACGGAAAATTTGCAGACATCGTTCCACCTAAAGATACGAAAGAAGGAATTCTTCCAGCGTACATCAAAGTGAAAGACACTGTGCAAGGTGTAGTTCAAGAAGTAAATGATGACACCGGTTTGGTGACGGTGAAGCTGCCTGAAGGCCAGGGTCTTATTGATATTGACTCGATGACTTGGGCTCGTAAGCCTGACACGGAAGTTCGCTATGATTTAGGCGCAATTAAAAAGCCGTCACAGGCTTTGAATAAAGGTGACGTGATCTTGGTCAAAGTTGTTGCCGAAAAATTCTCTTCAAACCGTTTAGCGAATGCGAAGAAAAAACCAACAGCAGCCCTTCCTGATTTCAATAAGTTTGTTGCGTTAGAGTTAGATCAAGAGCCCCTAGTAGAAGGCGCATTGATTTCTTTTGACCAGGATTCACAAGATGTGGTCGCGATGGTCGGCGGCTCTAGTTTTGCAAAAAGTGAATTCAACCGTGCAATTCAAGCTCCTCGTCAGACAGGCTCGGCGTTTAAAGCCATCGTCTATGCCTCGGCTTTAGAAAAAGGCTACACACCTGCAACTCCGATCATGGATGCGCCAATCGTTTATGAAGAAGGTGGCGCGGCGGATGATTCAGAGGGACAAGGTGATCCAAAAGTCTGGAAACCTTCCAACCACTCGAAAAGTTTCGGTGGCGATATCATGTTCCGCAATGCCTTGGTGAAATCATTGAACATCCCGACGGTGAAAATCATTGAAGACGTTGGTGTTCCCTGGGCCATGGATTATGCCAAACGCTTGGGAATCTATTCTCCACTGAATCCAGACTTCACGTTGGCACTGGGTTCAAGCAGCGTGACTTTATATGAAATGACAAAAGTATTTGCTGAGTTCGGTCGCCTTGGAAAAAGAATTTCTCCGCTGTTGATTCACAAGGTGGAAGACGCTCAAGGTAAATCATTGTTAAACACAATGAGCCTGGACACTCGTTTCGAAAAAGAAATCAAAGCAATCAACGACGAATTTGAAACTCGTCGCAAGGCTTATATGGAGATCGTGAACGATCCAGCCAAAGTCGAAGAGCTTAAAAAGAAAGATCCTAAGCACGCGAAACTAGATGAAAGTATCTTCTTCCAAGATGCAGATCAGCTAATTCGCCCCACAACTGCTTACGTGATGACGACACTTTTGAAGGGTGTCGTTGAAGATGCTGGTGGTACAGGTGGAAGAGCTCGCGCTGTCGGTCGTGAGGTTGCGGGAAAAACGGGATCGACAAACAACTACTATGACGCGTGGTTTATCGGCTACAGCCCACAAATCGCAACAGGGGTTTGGGTGGGTTTTGACAAAGAAAAGAGTATTGGTAAAGGCGAGGTCGGTGGACGTGCGGCGTTACCTATATGGGTAGATTACATGAAAGCCGCTCATGAGGGACTTCCTCAGATGACTTTCCCGGTTCCTGAAGGTATCGTATTTGCTAATATCGATGCTGATACTGGAAAACTGGCTTCAGCTTCTACTAAAAAAATTATTCGTCAGGCGTTTGTTGAAGGAACCGAACCAACTCTTTCTTCCAGCAAAGCAGAAGAAGCAACAGACTTTTACAAACAGGATCTCTCTGAATGA
- the uvrA gene encoding excinuclease ABC subunit UvrA — protein MKDIHLWGVKQNNLKNIEVKIPVGSMTVICGPSGSGKSSLAFETLFAEGQRRFIESMSNYARQFLNKAPKPDIEGISNIPPAISIEQKNTVKSSRSTVGTTTEIIDYLRLLYEKIGKSYCPTHHCPTEKESVTEATAKTIKEFSGKRGYILVEISEDGRVAEGKKLHSLLLQDGYLRIYIPKGTDTKPAPEKAATKKSAKKASKRATPEFVPAAPVVPSGLTHEEMGTVVEIGDAAAIKKGLPKETFYLVIDRMSFNEDERGRIADSLTQAYEASIKYNTTNITRRATILTTEGQRLQVSEESSCPVCGYTPPPLSSRLFSFNSPIGACPTCKGFGNTLDIDEGKVIPNPNMSLAQGALSPFWMPSAAHEKKQLLSYCKKAKIDVHTPWKDLPKAQRDTIWNGNKEFFGVRGLFEYLDQIKYKMHVRVFISRFRSPFLCPTCKGARLRPEANNVLVANANINDLSTMTIEDLHQFFQKLEVSAHHQELAGEVLKQIRSRLEFLMRVGVHYLSLSRETRTLSGGEYQRLILANQLGMGLSQALYVLDEPTVGLHPRDNDRLISILKDLKELGNTLVIVEHDHDVIKSSEHIIEMGPGSGYLGGEVVYSGATEAFYDFDKSVTVPYLKPDKNKAPLRVSRPVDVDSYKVKLELKGAKGHNLKNLDVTIPLNRLVTVTGVSGSGKSTLVTKTLYPALARALDLEYLPAQEYAGLEGTEHIKNVLLIDQSPIGKSARSSPITYLKAFDAIRTIMAGTQEAQARGYTPGTFSLNVDGGRCPACKGTGYEEIDMMFMDNVVIPCDVCDSKKYRPEILEIQYKNKNIHEILSMTVSEAMNFFVAHPNIRKPLSVLKEVGLDYLQLGQPANSLSGGESQRLKVAKELSQVNQKATLYILDEPTTGLHFREVDLLMKVLSKLIETGGSVVVVEHNLDVIRGSDYVIDLGPEAGKKGGNIVAVGSPEDIMKTKKSLTGQYLKRYLEDQKGP, from the coding sequence ATGAAAGATATTCACCTCTGGGGGGTGAAACAAAACAATCTAAAAAACATTGAGGTTAAAATTCCTGTCGGATCTATGACAGTGATTTGTGGACCCAGTGGTTCAGGAAAGTCTTCGCTTGCCTTCGAGACTCTTTTTGCCGAAGGCCAGCGCCGCTTCATCGAAAGTATGTCGAATTATGCTCGACAGTTTTTGAATAAAGCCCCAAAGCCTGACATCGAAGGCATTAGCAATATTCCGCCAGCTATTTCGATTGAACAAAAAAACACGGTGAAGAGTTCGCGATCTACTGTAGGTACAACAACAGAGATCATCGACTATCTGCGCCTGCTTTATGAAAAAATCGGAAAATCTTACTGCCCGACTCATCACTGCCCGACTGAAAAAGAAAGTGTGACAGAAGCCACGGCGAAAACGATCAAAGAGTTTTCCGGCAAGCGCGGTTACATTTTAGTCGAGATCAGTGAAGATGGACGTGTTGCTGAAGGCAAGAAGCTTCATTCTCTTCTTTTGCAAGATGGTTACTTGCGTATCTATATTCCGAAAGGAACAGATACAAAACCCGCTCCTGAAAAAGCGGCGACAAAAAAATCTGCCAAAAAAGCTTCTAAACGCGCGACACCTGAATTCGTGCCGGCGGCTCCCGTTGTTCCCAGTGGGTTGACTCACGAAGAAATGGGCACGGTCGTCGAAATTGGTGATGCGGCGGCCATAAAAAAAGGTCTGCCGAAAGAAACTTTCTATCTTGTTATTGATCGTATGAGCTTTAACGAAGATGAACGTGGGCGTATCGCGGACTCTTTAACTCAAGCTTACGAAGCAAGTATTAAGTACAATACGACAAACATCACTCGTCGTGCGACAATCTTGACCACTGAAGGTCAACGCTTGCAAGTGAGCGAAGAATCTTCTTGTCCTGTTTGTGGATACACTCCACCGCCGTTAAGCTCTCGTCTTTTTAGTTTTAATTCGCCGATTGGGGCGTGCCCGACTTGTAAAGGTTTTGGGAACACGCTGGATATCGATGAAGGCAAAGTCATTCCGAACCCCAATATGAGTTTGGCACAAGGGGCTTTGAGTCCTTTCTGGATGCCTAGTGCCGCGCATGAAAAGAAACAGCTTCTTAGCTACTGTAAAAAAGCGAAGATCGATGTTCACACTCCGTGGAAGGATCTTCCCAAAGCGCAACGCGATACTATCTGGAATGGGAATAAAGAATTCTTCGGCGTGCGTGGACTTTTTGAGTACTTAGATCAGATTAAATATAAAATGCATGTGCGCGTTTTCATTTCGCGCTTCCGCAGTCCTTTCTTGTGTCCTACATGCAAAGGGGCACGCCTTCGTCCTGAAGCGAATAACGTTTTAGTGGCGAATGCAAATATCAACGATCTTTCAACAATGACGATTGAAGACCTTCATCAGTTTTTCCAAAAACTGGAAGTGTCGGCTCATCATCAGGAGCTTGCGGGCGAAGTCTTAAAACAAATTCGCTCCCGTCTTGAATTCCTGATGCGAGTGGGAGTTCACTATCTTTCGTTAAGTCGTGAAACTAGAACTCTTTCTGGTGGTGAATACCAACGTTTGATTTTAGCGAATCAATTAGGCATGGGATTGTCGCAAGCCTTGTATGTCCTGGATGAACCGACTGTAGGCCTTCACCCTAGAGATAACGATCGTTTGATTTCTATTCTTAAAGATCTGAAAGAACTTGGTAATACATTGGTGATCGTTGAACACGATCACGATGTTATTAAATCCAGCGAGCATATTATTGAAATGGGACCTGGCTCTGGTTACCTTGGTGGCGAAGTCGTTTACTCTGGGGCGACAGAAGCCTTCTATGACTTTGATAAGTCGGTCACCGTTCCTTATCTAAAACCGGATAAAAATAAAGCTCCACTTCGCGTGTCTCGACCTGTGGATGTTGATTCCTACAAAGTGAAGCTCGAACTAAAAGGGGCCAAAGGTCACAACCTAAAAAATCTAGATGTGACGATTCCGCTCAATCGTCTGGTCACAGTCACTGGCGTCAGTGGATCTGGTAAATCGACCTTAGTAACGAAGACACTTTACCCTGCATTGGCGCGCGCTTTGGATTTAGAATATCTTCCGGCGCAAGAGTACGCAGGTCTTGAGGGCACAGAGCATATTAAGAACGTGCTTTTGATTGATCAATCTCCGATTGGTAAATCAGCGCGCAGCTCGCCGATCACTTATCTTAAAGCTTTTGATGCCATTCGTACAATCATGGCTGGCACGCAAGAAGCGCAAGCTCGTGGATACACTCCTGGAACATTCAGTTTGAACGTTGATGGAGGACGCTGTCCTGCTTGTAAAGGCACGGGTTATGAAGAGATCGATATGATGTTCATGGATAACGTTGTTATTCCGTGCGATGTCTGCGATAGCAAAAAATACCGCCCTGAAATTCTAGAAATTCAGTACAAAAATAAGAATATTCACGAAATCCTTTCAATGACTGTGAGTGAAGCTATGAATTTCTTCGTGGCTCACCCGAACATTCGTAAGCCTTTGAGTGTCCTTAAGGAAGTGGGCTTGGATTACCTTCAATTGGGCCAGCCAGCGAACTCATTAAGTGGTGGGGAATCTCAGCGCTTGAAAGTTGCTAAAGAGCTTTCTCAGGTGAATCAGAAGGCAACGCTCTACATTCTAGATGAGCCGACAACAGGGCTGCATTTCCGTGAAGTCGACCTTTTGATGAAGGTTCTAAGCAAACTCATTGAAACTGGCGGCAGTGTCGTCGTGGTTGAGCATAATTTGGATGTTATTCGTGGTTCTGATTATGTCATTGACCTGGGGCCTGAAGCGGGTAAAAAAGGCGGAAACATAGTGGCTGTGGGGTCTCCTGAGGACATCATGAAGACCAAAAAAAGTCTGACCGGCCAGTATTTAAAGCGCTATTTAGAAGACCAAAAAGGTCCTTAA
- a CDS encoding ABC transporter ATP-binding protein, producing MLPEIKKLVAELKPYKKTIAIVAITGIAYALAAAKFAFLTKSLFDALSGSKHDEIMNLVPLALGLALVMAVGRYYHIYLMNYVAECVVQNIRQKLQQKFMSLNLSFHNNYHAGSGGLISRILNDIRTIQDGLRVVADIFLHPLLLIALITNLFRIDWKLTLGTMIAVPFIAAILKSISRSMRKYIPQERDALEYMTSTIKESLDGVRIIQSFNLEKDMAKRLIDDSNKYLDIRKTIYKRQEAAGPATEFIATIILLSVLLYTSFEVAAGRATPGTFIGFLTSLLMINQPIKRVQEAYVRIQEVTISVQRIFSIIEDPSEVPQSPLNKPFPKNWKKITYRNVSFSYGKDMILKNINLEINRGEVVALVGASGSGKSTIVNLLERFFDATSGEILIDDINILDLNLKDLRRNVALVTQDVFLFSDTIEKNIWAGDYNRNRADVLAMAKLANAHDFIMKMPQGYESRVGDRGNLLSGGEKQRISIARAMFKDAPLLILDEATSALDTASEIEVQKGLDHLMEGRTALVIAHRLSTIQKADKIVVLKNGEIVEVGNHTHLLGQQGEYFRFHSLQHT from the coding sequence ATGTTACCTGAGATTAAGAAGTTAGTTGCCGAGCTGAAACCGTACAAAAAAACAATCGCCATCGTGGCCATCACAGGGATTGCGTACGCATTAGCGGCTGCTAAGTTTGCCTTCCTCACAAAGTCTTTGTTCGATGCTCTTTCTGGCTCAAAACATGATGAGATCATGAACTTAGTTCCCCTAGCGTTGGGACTTGCCTTAGTCATGGCCGTGGGTCGTTACTATCATATTTACCTTATGAATTACGTTGCTGAGTGCGTGGTGCAAAACATCCGTCAAAAGCTTCAGCAAAAATTCATGAGCTTAAATCTATCTTTCCATAATAACTATCATGCTGGTTCTGGTGGCTTGATCAGCCGTATATTGAATGACATCCGCACTATTCAGGATGGCTTGCGTGTTGTTGCCGATATCTTCTTGCATCCTCTTTTATTGATCGCACTTATTACGAATCTTTTCCGCATCGACTGGAAGCTGACGTTGGGAACGATGATAGCGGTCCCTTTCATTGCGGCGATTTTGAAATCGATCTCTCGCAGTATGAGAAAATATATTCCACAGGAAAGAGACGCTTTGGAATATATGACTTCGACAATCAAGGAAAGCTTGGATGGAGTTCGCATCATTCAATCTTTCAACCTTGAAAAAGATATGGCCAAACGCCTTATCGATGATTCCAATAAGTACTTGGACATTCGCAAGACTATTTACAAACGCCAGGAAGCTGCGGGTCCAGCAACTGAATTTATCGCGACGATTATTCTTTTAAGCGTTCTGCTTTACACAAGCTTTGAAGTAGCCGCAGGAAGAGCAACGCCGGGTACATTCATCGGATTCTTAACTTCATTGTTGATGATCAATCAGCCGATCAAGCGTGTGCAAGAGGCTTACGTTCGTATTCAAGAGGTTACAATCTCTGTACAGCGTATCTTCTCTATTATCGAAGATCCTTCTGAAGTTCCACAAAGCCCGTTGAATAAGCCTTTTCCGAAGAACTGGAAAAAAATCACTTACCGCAATGTCAGCTTCTCTTACGGTAAAGATATGATTCTTAAGAACATCAATCTTGAGATCAATCGCGGTGAAGTTGTCGCTCTGGTTGGCGCTAGCGGAAGCGGTAAATCCACGATCGTGAACTTGCTTGAACGCTTCTTTGATGCGACTTCAGGTGAAATTCTGATCGACGATATTAATATCTTGGATTTGAACCTAAAAGACTTGCGTCGTAACGTGGCCCTTGTCACTCAAGATGTATTTCTATTCAGTGACACGATCGAAAAGAATATCTGGGCGGGTGATTACAATAGAAACCGCGCCGATGTTCTAGCGATGGCAAAATTGGCTAACGCCCACGACTTCATTATGAAGATGCCTCAAGGTTATGAAAGCCGTGTTGGCGATCGAGGCAACCTTCTTTCTGGCGGCGAAAAGCAGCGTATTAGTATTGCTCGTGCCATGTTTAAAGATGCTCCGTTGCTGATCTTGGATGAAGCTACCAGTGCTCTAGACACTGCAAGCGAGATCGAAGTGCAAAAAGGTTTAGATCATTTGATGGAAGGCCGTACAGCCCTTGTGATCGCTCACCGTCTATCGACTATCCAAAAAGCTGACAAGATCGTCGTTTTGAAGAACGGTGAGATCGTCGAAGTTGGAAATCATACTCATCTTCTAGGCCAGCAGGGCGAATACTTCCGTTTTCACAGCCTTCAACACACCTAA